The genomic segment AAGCAGGTTAAAAATAATTGATATATTATCTTGTGGTGAAAGATGTGCATGCGATATACTAGAATACTTTGATTTTACTCAGCCAACCCTTTCGCATCATATGAAGGTATTAAGTGACTGTAGTCTTATAGAAGTTAGAAAAGAAGGTCTTTGGAATTACTACCGATTAAATCTTAATAATTGCAATAAACTTACTTTATTTATGATGAACCTCGTAACAGAAACAAAAGACTGTATTTGTAAGGATAAATCTAAGTGTACTTGCAAATAAGAAGAAAAAATTAGATGTATCTATAAGTGAAATTTAAATATAAAAAATCATATTGTAAAGGAGTTAATAAAAATGAAAAAAATGATTATTTTTGATCCAGCTATGTGTTGCTCAACAGGTGTTTGCGGGCCATCTGTAGATAAAGAATTATTAAGAGTTGCAACTGCACTTAATACTTTGAAAAACAAAGGTATAGTAGTGGAAAGACACAATTTAACAAGTAATCCTCAAATATTTGTAGATAATAAAGTGATAAATGAAATTTTAAA from the Clostridium beijerinckii genome contains:
- a CDS encoding ArsR/SmtB family transcription factor, whose amino-acid sequence is MSYEENSKIFKALSDPSRLKIIDILSCGERCACDILEYFDFTQPTLSHHMKVLSDCSLIEVRKEGLWNYYRLNLNNCNKLTLFMMNLVTETKDCICKDKSKCTCK
- the arsD gene encoding arsenite efflux transporter metallochaperone ArsD, producing the protein MKKMIIFDPAMCCSTGVCGPSVDKELLRVATALNTLKNKGIVVERHNLTSNPQIFVDNKVINEILNTKGVNALPVTMVDGVVVKEGSYPTNEEFCTLLGIPGDTLKLNIKKASIKKPAKSCGCKGGCC